A genomic region of Miscanthus floridulus cultivar M001 chromosome 3, ASM1932011v1, whole genome shotgun sequence contains the following coding sequences:
- the LOC136541309 gene encoding probable aldo-keto reductase 3 has protein sequence MAAAPAPACVSPPRPRMMKLGSQGLEVSSQGLGCMGMSAAYGERKPEADMVALLRHAIAAGITFLDTSDIYGPHTNEVLIGKALRGGAVREQLQVATKFGATPDFRGVRGDPAYVRAACEGSLRRLGVDCIDLYYQHRIDTTVPVEVTMGELKKLVEEGKIKYIGLSEASASTIRRAHAVHPITAVQLEWSLWTRDAEQDIIPTCRELGIGIVAYSPLGRGFFSSGAKLVSDLPDDDFRKTLPRFQPENMEKNALIFERVSQMAARKGCTSSQLALAWVHHQGSDVCPIPGTTKIANFNQNLGALSVKLTPKEMAELESYAAMDVVHGERYQSTLFTWRDSETPPLSSWKGSN, from the exons ATGGCGGCAGCACCAGCTCCGGCGTGTGTCTCGCCGCCGCGGCCACGCATGATGAAGCTGGGCTCGCAGGGGCTGGAGGTCTCGTCGCAGGGCCTGGGCTGCATGGGCATGTCGGCGGCATATGGCGAGCGCAAGCCCGAGGCCGACATGGTGGCGCTCCTCCGCCACGCCATCGCGGCCGGGATCACCTTCCTCGACACCTCTGACATCTACGGCCCGCACACCAACGAGGTCCTCATCGGCAAGGCGCTCCGCGGTGGGGCTGTGCGGGAGCAGTTGCAGGTGGCCACCAAGTTCGGCGCCACGCCCGACTTCAGGGGAGTCCGTGGTGACCCGGCGTACGTGCGGGCGGCGTGTGAGGGCAGCCTCCGGCGGCTCGGCGTCGACTGCATCGACCTCTACTACCAGCACCGCATCGACACCACGGTGCCTGTCGAGGTCACG ATGGGTGAGCTCAAGAAGTTGGTTGAAGAAGGCAAGATCAAATACATCGGGCTATCGGAAGCGTCGGCATCAACGATCAGAAGAGCGCACGCAGTTCATCCGATCACCGCCGTCCAGCTGGAGTGGTCTCTCTGGACAAGAGACGCTGAACAAGATATAATCCCAACCTGCAG AGAACTTGGAATTGGAATTGTGGCATACAGTCCACTGGGCAGAGGGTTCTTCTCCAGTGGAGCCAAACTTGTCAGTGACCTGCCGGACGACGATTTCCGCAAG ACTCTACCAAGATTTCAGCCAGAGAACATGGAGAAAAACGCGCTGATATTTGAGCGTGTGAGCCAGATGGCTGCGAGGAAAGGATGCACATCATCGCAGCTCGCACTGGCTTGGGTTCACCACCAGGGAAGCGATGTCTGCCCCATTCCTGGAACAACGAAAATCGCCAACTTCAACCAGAACCTGGGAGCGCTGTCGGTGAAGCTCACGCCGAAGGAGATGGCCGAGCTCGAGTCCTATGCCGCCATGGATGTCGTCCACGGTGAACGCTACCAAAGCACCTTATTCACCTGGAGAGATTCAGAGACGCCTCCACTATCTTCTTGGAAAGGCAGCAACTAG